One genomic region from Panicum virgatum strain AP13 unplaced genomic scaffold, P.virgatum_v5 scaffold_3273, whole genome shotgun sequence encodes:
- the LOC120694115 gene encoding ATP synthase protein MI25: MMRLSSTDMKDRNMLFAAIPSICASSPKKISIYNEEMIVARCFIGFLIFSRKSLGKTFKETLDGRIESIQEELQQFFNPNEVIPEESNEQQRLLRISLRICSTVVESLPTARCAPKCEKTVQALLCRNLNVKSATLLNATSSRRIRLQDDIVTGFHFSVSERFVSGSTFKASTVEKIREAFVPIDLIREGLIVLRKVRVGGDIMAE; the protein is encoded by the coding sequence ATGATGAGATTGAGTTCAACGGATATGAAGGATAGAAATATGCTATTTGCTGCTATTCCATCTATTTGTGCATCAAGTCCGAAGAAGATCTCAATCTATAATGAAGAAATGATAGTAGCTCGTTGTTTTATAGGCTTTCTCATATTCAGTCGGAAGAGTTTAGGTAAGACTTTCAAAGAAACTCTCGACGGGAGAATCGAGTCTATTCAGGAAGAATTGCAGCAATTCTTCAATCCTAACGAAGTCATTCCGGAGGAATCCAATGAACAACAACGATTACTTAGGATCAGCTTGCGAATTTGCAGCACCGTAGTAGAATCATTACCAACGGCACGCTGTGCGCCTAAGTGCGAAAAGACAGTGCAAGCTTTGTTATGCCGAAACCTAAATGTAAAGTCAGCAACACTTCTAAATGCCACTTCTTCCCGTCGCATCCGTCTTCAGGACGATATAGTCACAGGTTTTCACTTTTCAGTGAGTGAAAGATTTGTATCCGGGTCTACGTTCAAAGCTTCTACCGTAGAAAAAATTCGAGAGGCCTTCGTACCCATAGACCTAATTCGAGAAGGCTTGATAGTCCTAAGAAAGGTGAGGGTGGGGGGTGATATTATGGCTGAATAA